From one Brevundimonas sp. PAMC22021 genomic stretch:
- a CDS encoding tyrosine-type recombinase/integrase, translating into MRQSDLFIQPKRPWNAGRLIGPKAPLKPKHIWAIRQQLKVARRVRDLAMFNCALDSKLRACDLVRLRVSDVAPGGVLRQRSIVIQQKTGRPVPFEITEPARDAIASWLQIRGRRDDDWLFPSRSRPGQHIGTRQYARLVDRWICMIELKPQGYGTHSLRRTKVSLLYKKTGNLRACQLLLGHRKLESTVRYLGIEVDDALEMSEQIDL; encoded by the coding sequence ATGCGCCAGTCTGACCTGTTCATACAACCTAAGCGGCCTTGGAACGCCGGACGTTTGATCGGCCCGAAAGCGCCGCTCAAGCCCAAGCACATTTGGGCTATTCGGCAACAACTGAAGGTCGCAAGACGCGTTCGCGACCTCGCGATGTTCAACTGCGCTCTCGATTCTAAGCTGCGAGCTTGTGACCTCGTGCGCTTGCGGGTCAGCGACGTGGCTCCAGGCGGCGTGCTCCGCCAGCGATCGATCGTAATCCAGCAGAAGACTGGCAGGCCTGTGCCGTTCGAGATAACCGAGCCCGCGCGTGACGCCATTGCCTCTTGGCTGCAGATCCGCGGCCGCCGAGACGATGACTGGCTGTTCCCAAGCCGCAGCCGGCCTGGTCAGCACATCGGGACAAGGCAGTATGCTCGGCTGGTCGACCGATGGATCTGCATGATCGAGCTCAAGCCGCAGGGTTACGGCACGCATAGCCTCAGGCGGACGAAGGTCTCCCTATTGTACAAGAAGACCGGCAATCTGCGGGCGTGTCAGCTGCTGCTAGGCCACCGGAAGCTGGAGAGCACCGTGCGGTACCTCGGCATCGAGGTGGACGACGCCCTAGAGATGTCGGAGCAGATCGATCTTTGA
- a CDS encoding HWE histidine kinase domain-containing protein — MGDIDLSNAELARIVVENVRSHGVLAMLHDGTITAWSLGAATIVGKDRESVLGTNFSQLFVEADPAAGVPQAELKTVIEQGRAEDSRWHLKADGSRFWANGTTVCVSGRNLLIKIFRDETGAQKAEEQRLLLLNDLNHRVKNTLATVQSVAEQTLRLAGIEADVRRDLTHRIIALSRTHDVLVDSN; from the coding sequence GTGGGCGATATCGATCTGAGCAATGCCGAACTGGCGAGGATTGTTGTTGAGAATGTCCGAAGTCATGGCGTTCTGGCCATGCTCCACGACGGGACGATCACGGCGTGGAGCCTCGGCGCGGCGACTATCGTCGGGAAAGATCGCGAGAGCGTCCTCGGGACCAACTTCTCGCAGCTCTTCGTCGAGGCTGACCCCGCCGCCGGTGTTCCTCAAGCAGAGCTGAAGACTGTCATCGAGCAGGGTCGGGCTGAGGATAGCCGCTGGCATCTGAAGGCCGATGGTAGCCGGTTCTGGGCAAATGGTACAACGGTGTGCGTTTCCGGTCGCAACCTGTTGATCAAGATTTTCAGGGATGAAACGGGCGCGCAGAAAGCCGAAGAACAGCGGCTGCTGCTGCTGAACGATTTAAACCACAGGGTCAAGAACACACTTGCTACTGTGCAGTCTGTTGCGGAACAGACCCTCCGGCTCGCAGGAATCGAGGCTGACGTTCGACGGGATCTGACCCATCGGATTATTGCACTTTCGCGCACCCATGATGTGCTCGTGGACAGCAACTAG
- a CDS encoding alpha/beta fold hydrolase, whose product MTLHQERIGQGPPLLLIHGLGGSVRSWDTILEPLSRSRELIVIDMPGHGRSPPVPGRQTISAYADALTQFIEAEHLGAIDLVGSSVGARLVLELSRRGVGRHCVALDPGGFWRGWETKFFQSTIAASIRLVRGLQPVMPFLSRHAATRTLLLAQLSARPWALAPDTVLTEMRTFAATTVFDEMVHELATGPLQEGAVHTPGRVMIGWGRKDRLLFPRQAGRAQAAFPNAELRWFDRSGHFPHWDQPREAVQAILETTS is encoded by the coding sequence ATGACGCTTCACCAAGAGCGAATAGGCCAGGGTCCGCCCCTGCTGCTGATTCATGGCCTCGGTGGAAGCGTGCGGTCATGGGATACGATTTTAGAGCCGCTAAGCCGCTCGCGGGAGTTGATCGTGATCGACATGCCCGGTCATGGCCGGTCGCCGCCGGTTCCGGGACGCCAGACCATCTCCGCCTATGCGGACGCTCTAACCCAGTTCATCGAAGCAGAGCATCTGGGCGCGATTGACCTGGTCGGAAGCTCCGTGGGCGCCCGTCTTGTGTTGGAACTCTCCCGACGCGGCGTAGGTCGCCACTGTGTCGCGCTTGATCCGGGCGGCTTCTGGCGAGGCTGGGAGACGAAGTTCTTCCAGAGCACAATCGCGGCGTCCATCCGGCTGGTCCGCGGTCTCCAGCCGGTGATGCCATTCCTGTCTCGCCATGCTGCGACCCGAACGCTGCTACTGGCGCAGTTGTCCGCTAGACCTTGGGCGCTCGCGCCGGACACCGTGCTCACAGAGATGCGAACCTTCGCCGCCACGACTGTTTTCGACGAGATGGTGCATGAACTAGCTACCGGCCCTCTGCAGGAAGGGGCTGTGCACACACCTGGCAGAGTGATGATCGGTTGGGGCCGGAAGGATCGGCTTCTCTTCCCGCGCCAGGCCGGGCGCGCCCAAGCCGCTTTCCCGAATGCTGAGCTGCGCTGGTTCGACAGAAGCGGCCACTTCCCTCATTGGGACCAACCCCGGGAAGCCGTGCAGGCCATCCTTGAGACGACGAGCTGA
- a CDS encoding DUF3526 domain-containing protein, which yields MSLWSHEVRLLTRSRLSVIALALLAALTLAAVVSGMVEISRQKAAIAAIPAAQAQDIGAIADWVSESEDAGSAAYYSFFPTWDAPSSLAFAAIGMRDVSPYILRVRALGLEAQLYDGDVYNPELALPGRFDFAFVLVFLAPLFVIALFHDLTSSEREAGRLRTLDALPLGGRRLWLRRVALRLSLLWLALAAPFVLGAMLSGATVLGGLAVLGLIAAYLLFWTAVTLVVGRLRWSSVANAATLAAVWLVHVLVLPTLANVAINRAVPVNQGAEITLAQRETVNRAWDIPREETMRRFYADHPEWSDSAPVTHVFHYKWYLAFHQNGDASVADQVAAYRSGLERRDAAARSLGWVLPSVGVQAVLTRLADTDLQAQLTYQDRIRAFHARLRTFFYGYLFRDRPFTKADFDQVPAFGG from the coding sequence ATGTCCCTGTGGAGCCACGAAGTCCGACTGCTGACGCGTTCGCGCCTGTCGGTGATCGCGCTAGCTCTACTGGCGGCCCTGACCCTGGCCGCCGTGGTGTCGGGCATGGTCGAGATTTCGCGGCAGAAGGCCGCGATTGCAGCCATCCCCGCGGCACAGGCGCAGGACATCGGCGCCATCGCCGATTGGGTATCCGAGTCCGAAGACGCGGGCAGCGCCGCCTATTACAGCTTCTTCCCGACCTGGGACGCGCCCTCCTCCCTGGCCTTCGCCGCCATCGGCATGCGCGACGTGTCGCCCTACATCCTGCGTGTCCGGGCGCTGGGCCTGGAGGCGCAGCTCTACGACGGTGACGTCTATAATCCAGAGCTGGCGCTGCCCGGCCGTTTCGACTTCGCCTTTGTGCTGGTCTTCCTGGCCCCGCTTTTCGTGATCGCCCTGTTCCACGACCTGACCTCGTCAGAGCGTGAGGCGGGCCGGCTGCGTACGCTGGACGCCCTTCCGCTGGGTGGCCGCCGTTTATGGCTGCGGCGGGTGGCGCTCAGGCTTTCGCTGTTGTGGCTGGCTCTGGCTGCGCCCTTCGTGCTCGGCGCAATGCTGTCGGGCGCGACCGTTCTGGGCGGTCTTGCAGTGCTGGGCCTGATCGCCGCCTATCTGCTGTTCTGGACGGCGGTCACCCTAGTGGTCGGTCGGCTGCGGTGGAGCTCGGTCGCCAACGCCGCCACCCTGGCCGCCGTCTGGCTGGTGCACGTGCTGGTTCTACCGACCCTGGCTAATGTCGCCATCAATCGCGCCGTTCCGGTGAACCAGGGCGCCGAGATCACGCTGGCCCAGCGCGAGACGGTGAATCGCGCCTGGGACATTCCGCGCGAGGAGACGATGCGGCGCTTCTACGCCGACCATCCCGAGTGGTCGGACTCCGCACCGGTCACCCACGTCTTCCACTACAAATGGTACCTCGCCTTTCACCAGAACGGAGACGCCAGCGTGGCCGATCAGGTCGCCGCCTACCGCTCGGGCTTGGAGCGCCGCGACGCAGCCGCGCGCAGCCTCGGCTGGGTGCTGCCGTCCGTGGGGGTTCAGGCCGTGCTCACCCGGCTGGCCGACACCGACTTGCAAGCCCAGCTCACCTATCAGGACCGCATTCGCGCCTTCCACGCACGGCTCAGGACCTTCTTCTACGGCTACCTGTTCAGGGATCGTCCTTTCACCAAGGCTGACTTCGACCAGGTTCCAGCCTTTGGCGGCTAG
- a CDS encoding sensor histidine kinase, which translates to MLAEVFAPYPQASERVDMDGPLVPLHPSQAVAISMACHELATNAVKYGALQGQNGRVSVTWNLAHNGKGERFLTLLWREAGGPPVHPPKREGFGSKMIRRTFLSESGGRAEVSYAPDGAQCVLVLQLKDTDETAVNVVDARETAKS; encoded by the coding sequence TTGCTCGCTGAGGTTTTCGCTCCCTACCCACAGGCGTCCGAACGCGTCGACATGGACGGGCCCCTTGTACCCCTTCATCCGTCCCAGGCGGTTGCAATCTCGATGGCATGTCACGAGCTTGCGACCAACGCTGTGAAATACGGTGCTCTGCAGGGCCAGAACGGCCGTGTGTCGGTAACTTGGAATCTGGCTCACAATGGGAAGGGAGAGCGGTTCCTGACCCTGCTTTGGCGAGAAGCTGGCGGTCCCCCGGTGCACCCGCCGAAGCGAGAAGGCTTTGGCTCCAAGATGATCCGGCGCACATTCCTTAGCGAAAGTGGCGGCCGCGCCGAGGTCAGCTACGCGCCGGATGGCGCTCAATGCGTTCTGGTGCTGCAACTAAAAGACACTGACGAGACGGCCGTCAATGTGGTCGACGCCCGCGAGACAGCCAAGAGCTAA
- a CDS encoding ABC transporter ATP-binding protein — protein sequence MTRTSPIHIEDLRLAYGSHCVLNGLSLDVPAGSITALLGGNGAGKSTTLSTLLGFVKPQGGLVRIDGVDPAADPDAARRKLAYLPENVALYEHLSALENAEYLLALSGERRDAATVRDAFSAAGLQERAWTQRLGGFSKGMRQKVAIAVALLRQTPVLLLDEPTSGLDPSATADFNRLTSAVRDRGAAILMVTHDLLSAADIADRIAFLEGGRITHSEDASGPDRFDVRSLHQRFAAHPGEVAA from the coding sequence ATGACCCGCACCAGCCCCATCCACATCGAGGACCTTCGCCTTGCCTACGGATCGCACTGTGTCCTGAACGGCTTGAGCTTGGATGTTCCGGCCGGAAGCATCACGGCGCTGCTAGGCGGCAACGGTGCGGGCAAGTCGACGACGCTCTCGACATTGCTAGGGTTCGTGAAGCCGCAGGGTGGCCTGGTTCGGATCGACGGCGTCGATCCGGCCGCTGATCCCGACGCGGCCCGGCGTAAGCTCGCCTATCTTCCGGAGAACGTCGCGCTGTACGAACATCTCTCCGCGCTGGAGAACGCCGAGTATCTGCTGGCGCTGTCGGGCGAACGGCGCGACGCCGCCACAGTGCGCGACGCCTTCAGCGCTGCCGGCCTTCAGGAGCGCGCCTGGACTCAGCGGCTGGGCGGGTTCTCCAAGGGCATGCGTCAGAAGGTGGCCATCGCCGTCGCCCTGCTGCGCCAGACCCCCGTGCTGCTGCTGGATGAGCCGACGTCGGGTCTGGACCCCAGCGCCACCGCCGACTTCAACCGGCTGACCAGCGCCGTTCGCGATCGGGGCGCGGCCATTCTAATGGTGACGCATGATCTGCTGAGCGCCGCCGACATCGCGGATCGCATCGCCTTTTTGGAGGGCGGCCGGATCACGCATTCCGAAGACGCTTCCGGGCCTGACCGGTTCGACGTCCGATCGCTGCACCAGCGCTTCGCCGCTCATCCTGGGGAAGTGGCGGCATGA
- a CDS encoding DUF4287 domain-containing protein: MKDRIHGGLLIDVVAPLPSDDTTVSRQQRTSVLARRTDVRARLAVAPTSEPSGRFWVNDALKGPASYFPSIEKKYGQPISYWQQIVRAGYPARHMELVTLLKNEHGLGHGHANAVVAHTLASDGLK; encoded by the coding sequence ATGAAAGACCGTATCCACGGCGGTCTGCTTATTGATGTCGTCGCACCTCTGCCATCGGACGACACGACCGTTTCGCGCCAGCAGCGGACATCGGTGCTGGCGCGGCGAACGGACGTTCGTGCTAGGCTTGCCGTTGCACCGACAAGCGAACCATCGGGGAGATTTTGGGTGAACGACGCCTTGAAGGGACCGGCCTCGTACTTCCCCTCTATCGAGAAGAAGTATGGCCAGCCCATCTCTTACTGGCAGCAAATTGTTCGGGCTGGTTACCCTGCCAGGCACATGGAGCTAGTCACGTTGCTCAAAAATGAGCATGGCTTAGGTCACGGCCACGCCAACGCCGTGGTGGCGCACACTTTGGCGAGCGACGGACTGAAGTAG
- a CDS encoding TonB-dependent receptor domain-containing protein, whose product MSIQTLSAHSLVAAAAGLALCSTPSHAEELTSPVVQDRVSTVSDVVVTGRVSEQVLPVALPVQVLAGEELVHRRQSTLGETLAGLPGVHMDSFGGGASRPVIRGQTLPRIAILSDGAEVFDASSVSPDHAVATDPLLLDEIQVLRGPAATIYGGNAVYGAVNLIDSKVPKGLPQGGLTGATEARYGLGDEEKTIVGRVTAGIGAFALHVEGSRRDSNDYHVHSAYGSDELRDSFASGSSYSVGGSWITNKGYVGAAYTRMDSEYGLPGHSHLNGVCHTHGLDLHCEAHGGFDDPFGSPDSHTAYIKLRSDRTDLRADLNDLAPGLSQAKLRLSYTDYLHDEVDGDLVFTEYKNRVWDGRLELTHASVLGFVGTLGVQYTDATFSGINVDDLHVPFPEGAYGLDGMPDYVTRNAGVFLHERRAFGPVEIDLAVRKDWREIEVTVPTFRETMSQELRDLFAEWYGPDWRQIIEADEVDSFRTRNPGAEHDPFSASAAATWTVGQGYSAALSLNHSERAPNVRELYSRGNNLATNSYELGLAVGNPILDEEGIAAEDVLETTRAINLTFRKAGGPLEFEIGLFHQDVDDYVFARLIETETETGVPHNFLIYTAADVRFAGIDGQVSYQSSPEGRVTIFGDYVDADLKSENDELPRISPGRLGARYDWASGPVSWDVEYYRTFEQDRFASYETRTPGYDMLNATIAYSMDLGRGRSVQIYARGSNLTNDLAFSHTSFVKEQSPLRGRNIVFGVRHAF is encoded by the coding sequence ATGTCCATCCAAACCCTCAGCGCGCACAGCCTAGTCGCGGCTGCCGCGGGGCTCGCGCTGTGTTCCACCCCCAGCCATGCAGAAGAGCTGACCTCGCCTGTCGTACAGGATCGTGTGAGCACCGTCAGCGATGTGGTCGTGACCGGCCGCGTGAGCGAGCAGGTCCTCCCTGTGGCGCTGCCGGTGCAAGTGCTGGCCGGTGAGGAGCTGGTGCATCGCCGTCAGAGCACTTTGGGTGAAACGTTAGCTGGGCTGCCTGGCGTTCACATGGACAGCTTCGGCGGAGGAGCTTCGCGTCCAGTGATCCGCGGTCAAACCCTGCCTCGGATCGCCATCCTTTCGGACGGAGCCGAGGTGTTCGACGCTTCTTCGGTGTCGCCGGACCATGCGGTCGCGACCGATCCGCTGCTGCTGGACGAGATCCAGGTCCTGCGGGGTCCGGCGGCTACGATCTACGGCGGCAATGCCGTTTACGGGGCCGTCAATCTGATCGACAGCAAGGTTCCCAAAGGCCTGCCGCAGGGCGGGCTGACCGGGGCTACCGAAGCTCGCTACGGTCTCGGCGATGAAGAGAAGACCATTGTAGGCCGCGTGACGGCGGGCATAGGCGCCTTCGCCCTCCATGTGGAAGGCTCCCGTCGAGACAGCAACGACTATCATGTTCACAGCGCCTACGGCTCGGACGAACTGAGGGACTCTTTCGCCAGCGGCTCAAGCTACAGCGTCGGCGGATCTTGGATCACGAACAAAGGGTATGTCGGCGCGGCCTATACTCGCATGGACAGCGAGTATGGACTGCCCGGCCACAGCCACCTCAACGGGGTGTGTCATACCCACGGCCTCGACCTGCATTGCGAGGCCCACGGCGGCTTCGATGATCCGTTCGGCTCTCCCGACAGCCACACAGCCTATATCAAGCTGCGCAGCGACCGCACCGACTTGAGGGCGGACCTCAACGACCTGGCGCCTGGCTTGTCGCAAGCCAAGCTGCGGCTCTCCTACACCGACTATCTCCATGACGAGGTCGACGGCGACCTCGTGTTCACCGAGTACAAGAACCGGGTGTGGGACGGCCGTCTGGAGCTGACCCACGCTTCCGTCCTGGGCTTTGTTGGAACGCTGGGCGTCCAGTACACCGACGCCACCTTCAGCGGGATCAATGTCGACGACCTGCACGTCCCCTTCCCAGAAGGCGCCTATGGCCTGGACGGAATGCCTGATTACGTCACCAGGAATGCAGGCGTCTTCCTGCACGAGCGCAGGGCGTTCGGCCCCGTCGAGATCGACCTTGCCGTTCGGAAGGACTGGCGCGAGATCGAGGTGACGGTCCCAACGTTCCGTGAGACCATGTCCCAGGAGCTACGGGATCTCTTCGCAGAGTGGTACGGGCCAGATTGGCGCCAGATCATCGAAGCGGATGAAGTCGATAGCTTCAGAACGAGGAACCCAGGGGCGGAACATGATCCGTTCTCCGCATCGGCAGCCGCCACGTGGACTGTCGGCCAAGGCTACTCGGCAGCACTGTCGCTCAACCACTCCGAACGCGCCCCGAACGTCCGCGAGCTCTACTCCCGCGGCAACAACCTTGCGACGAACAGCTACGAGTTGGGCTTGGCTGTCGGCAATCCCATCCTCGACGAGGAAGGCATCGCTGCCGAGGACGTCTTGGAAACCACGCGCGCGATCAACTTGACGTTCCGCAAAGCGGGCGGGCCGCTCGAGTTCGAGATCGGCCTCTTCCATCAGGATGTGGACGACTACGTGTTCGCTCGTCTGATCGAGACCGAGACGGAGACCGGCGTACCGCACAACTTCCTGATCTACACTGCTGCGGACGTCCGTTTCGCAGGCATCGACGGTCAGGTCAGCTACCAGTCCTCGCCTGAAGGCCGGGTCACGATCTTCGGCGACTACGTGGACGCCGATCTCAAGAGCGAGAACGACGAACTGCCGCGGATCTCACCAGGGCGTCTGGGCGCGCGCTACGACTGGGCGTCGGGACCGGTTTCATGGGATGTCGAATACTATCGCACCTTTGAACAGGACCGTTTCGCCTCGTACGAAACGCGCACGCCCGGCTACGACATGCTGAACGCGACCATCGCCTACAGCATGGACCTGGGGCGCGGACGATCGGTGCAGATCTACGCTCGCGGGTCCAACCTGACCAACGACCTGGCGTTCAGCCACACCTCGTTCGTCAAGGAGCAGTCACCGCTACGGGGACGCAACATCGTGTTCGGTGTTCGGCATGCCTTTTGA
- a CDS encoding DUF3526 domain-containing protein has product MSVIRLIAADELRLMARDRVAVIAFVLLILLTLAAVVSSWAHQRGIAELRARHQAQAEQAFDAQPNRHPHRVVHYGAFIYRPLGPLAAFDPGVDAFTGNSMFLEGHRQNTANFGDVRQSSMLVRFGQLTPAFVLQAVAPLLLIFLGYGLLARETERGTLRLLLLQGASRRQIVLGKLLALGVVALLVGLPAMIGFVLIAGQPGAPALPMGVIALGYAAYLALWAVIITLVSAWTRRSRDSLLSLLAVWAVVVVLIPRVAPDIANAAVPLQNRFQTDVAIARDLRQTGDSHNPDDPYFNAFKRSVLDRYGVSRVEDLPINYKGLLALEGERMTSALFDRYADASNGAQARQNALVQVAGVLSPAIALRDLSMAAAGTDFNGHRRFLEQAEAYRFALVQRLNQLQAEAVTYADDIATDAGADGRKRIGSDTWRTVPDFAYRGPSGSELAAAATPGLLIVLAWLALASLLLAAATRRLGGR; this is encoded by the coding sequence ATGAGCGTGATCCGACTGATCGCTGCGGACGAACTGCGGCTGATGGCCCGGGATCGTGTAGCCGTGATCGCCTTCGTCCTGCTGATCCTGCTCACCCTGGCCGCTGTTGTGAGCTCATGGGCGCATCAGCGCGGCATCGCCGAGTTGCGCGCCCGCCATCAGGCCCAGGCTGAACAGGCGTTCGATGCCCAGCCGAACCGGCACCCGCACCGAGTGGTGCACTACGGCGCCTTTATCTATCGGCCGCTCGGGCCGCTGGCGGCCTTCGATCCGGGCGTCGACGCCTTCACCGGCAACAGCATGTTCCTGGAAGGCCATCGCCAGAATACGGCGAACTTCGGTGACGTGCGGCAAAGCTCGATGCTTGTCCGCTTCGGCCAGCTTACGCCCGCGTTCGTGCTTCAGGCCGTGGCGCCGCTGCTTCTGATCTTCCTTGGCTATGGGCTTCTGGCTCGCGAAACCGAGCGCGGCACCTTGCGACTGCTACTGCTTCAGGGCGCCAGCCGGCGGCAGATTGTCTTGGGCAAGCTGCTGGCGCTAGGGGTGGTGGCGCTCTTGGTGGGTCTGCCCGCCATGATCGGCTTTGTTCTGATCGCCGGCCAGCCGGGTGCGCCGGCCCTGCCTATGGGCGTGATTGCGCTTGGCTACGCGGCTTATCTGGCGCTGTGGGCGGTGATCATCACCCTGGTCTCGGCCTGGACCCGGCGCAGCCGCGACTCGCTCCTGTCGCTGCTCGCAGTCTGGGCTGTCGTGGTGGTGCTGATTCCCCGCGTCGCGCCCGACATCGCTAACGCCGCCGTGCCTTTGCAGAACCGCTTCCAGACCGACGTCGCCATCGCCCGCGACCTGCGCCAAACCGGCGACAGCCACAATCCGGACGACCCCTACTTCAACGCCTTCAAGCGATCGGTGCTGGACCGCTATGGCGTCAGCCGCGTCGAGGACCTGCCGATCAACTACAAGGGCCTTCTGGCGCTGGAGGGCGAGCGGATGACTTCGGCCCTGTTCGACCGCTACGCCGACGCCAGCAACGGCGCCCAGGCGCGCCAGAACGCCCTGGTCCAAGTCGCCGGTGTCCTCAGCCCCGCCATTGCTTTGCGTGACTTGTCGATGGCCGCCGCTGGTACTGACTTCAATGGCCACCGCCGGTTCCTAGAGCAGGCGGAGGCCTACCGCTTCGCCCTGGTGCAGCGGCTGAATCAGCTGCAGGCGGAGGCCGTCACCTATGCCGACGACATCGCGACCGACGCCGGGGCGGATGGACGAAAGCGCATTGGATCGGACACATGGCGGACGGTGCCGGACTTCGCCTACCGGGGCCCCAGCGGGTCCGAGCTGGCCGCCGCCGCCACGCCCGGCCTTCTAATTGTTCTGGCGTGGCTTGCGCTGGCCAGCCTGCTGCTCGCCGCCGCCACGCGCCGCCTGGGAGGCCGCTGA